From the genome of Chitinophagales bacterium:
GTATAAGCATTATTTCTCGATTTAAAGTATTCCCAAAGGACAATAGTAGCTGCATTCGCTACATTTAAGGAATGTTTTGCGCCTACTTGTGGAATCTCTATACAAGCATCGACTATACGAAGAACTTCTTCTGATACTCCTTCGACTTCATTGCCTACTATTATAGCATATTTCCTATTCGTTTCAAACAAGTTGTTCTGCAATGTTTTGCTATCATGAGTTTGTTCTAGAGCCAAGATCATATAACCCTCATTTTTTAAAAGGGTTATAGCTTCTCTAGCAGATTCTAAATAAACGGAAGGTACGGATAACTCTGCACCTAATGCTGTTTTTTGTAATTCTC
Proteins encoded in this window:
- a CDS encoding TrmH family RNA methyltransferase translates to MDGSIKKTMPELNRISKEEYTLKHQGGLVLILDNVRSAFNVGSIFRTGDGMGVSFIYLCGITCQINNRELQKTALGAELSVPSVYLESAREAITLLKNEGYMILALEQTHDSKTLQNNLFETNRKYAIIVGNEVEGVSEEVLRIVDACIEIPQVGAKHSLNVANAATIVLWEYFKSRNNAYTI